A region of Kribbella sp. NBC_01245 DNA encodes the following proteins:
- a CDS encoding ABC transporter substrate-binding protein, with amino-acid sequence MRKPLIALMAASSLLLLAACGGSGDGGEPAPGEKITLKFQSLAFQKTTVAASKKIVADWNASHPDVQVEYVQGSWDSVHDQLVTQFQGGTAPDIIHDESADITGFAQQGYLADLSPYLSQATKDAVPQGVWDTVSTDGKVFAAPTLLQSYVVFGNSALLKQAGIATTGDSLSWDDLQANAKKLTANGKYGLGWGLKSPTATVLNLGMNFDAAFFEGTGRDAKAKIGDPELEVPKRIHAMAYTDKSIEPTSLTQSGSDALPGFFAGKYAMVVAGNFTAQQMVEQAPKGFAWEVLPPLKGTSEKQAANPQTLSVPAEGKHIKQSAEFIDFFMKAENLAAVGQGDWLIPTTQAARDVIQQATGGKQGWSQMLASGEQLTKAPFQSVDNYPKWKDQVATPALQEFLANKIDLATLGKKLNDGWEQANS; translated from the coding sequence ATGAGGAAACCACTGATCGCCCTGATGGCGGCGAGCTCCCTGCTTCTACTGGCCGCGTGTGGCGGATCCGGTGACGGCGGTGAACCGGCGCCGGGCGAGAAGATCACGCTGAAGTTCCAGAGCCTGGCCTTCCAGAAGACGACCGTTGCCGCGAGCAAGAAGATCGTCGCCGACTGGAACGCGTCTCACCCGGACGTCCAGGTCGAGTATGTGCAGGGCAGCTGGGATTCCGTGCACGACCAGCTGGTGACGCAGTTCCAGGGCGGCACCGCGCCGGACATCATCCACGACGAGTCCGCCGACATCACCGGCTTCGCGCAGCAGGGGTACCTGGCGGACCTCTCGCCGTACCTCTCCCAGGCCACCAAGGACGCCGTACCGCAAGGGGTTTGGGACACGGTCTCGACCGACGGCAAGGTCTTCGCCGCGCCGACCCTGCTCCAGTCGTACGTCGTCTTCGGCAACTCGGCCTTGCTCAAGCAGGCGGGCATCGCCACCACGGGCGACAGCCTGAGCTGGGACGACCTGCAGGCCAACGCGAAGAAGCTCACCGCCAACGGCAAGTATGGGCTCGGTTGGGGCCTGAAGAGTCCGACGGCCACCGTGCTGAACCTCGGGATGAACTTCGACGCGGCCTTCTTCGAGGGCACTGGCCGGGATGCGAAGGCCAAGATCGGCGATCCCGAGCTCGAGGTGCCGAAGCGCATCCACGCCATGGCGTACACCGACAAGTCGATCGAACCGACCTCGCTGACGCAGAGTGGTTCGGACGCGCTGCCCGGATTCTTCGCCGGCAAGTACGCGATGGTTGTCGCGGGCAACTTCACCGCCCAGCAGATGGTCGAGCAGGCGCCGAAGGGATTCGCATGGGAGGTGCTGCCGCCGCTCAAGGGGACGAGCGAGAAGCAGGCCGCCAACCCGCAGACGCTGTCCGTTCCGGCCGAGGGCAAGCACATCAAGCAGTCCGCCGAGTTCATCGACTTCTTCATGAAGGCGGAGAACCTCGCGGCGGTCGGTCAGGGCGACTGGCTGATCCCGACCACGCAGGCCGCGCGCGACGTCATCCAGCAGGCCACCGGCGGCAAGCAGGGTTGGTCGCAGATGCTGGCGAGTGGCGAACAGTTGACCAAGGCCCCCTTCCAGAGCGTCGACAACTACCCGAAGTGGAAGGACCAGGTCGCGACGCCCGCGTTGCAGGAGTTCCTGGCGAACAAGATCGATCTGGCCACCCTGGGCAAGAAGCTCAACGATGGCTGGGAGCAGGCCAACAGCTGA
- a CDS encoding ADP-ribosylglycohydrolase family protein gives MRLEDKSVGALVGSAVGDAIGGAVEGWTPEQIRERHGGWVTGIVGPWYEDWRNARPIAPYHKGDGHITDDTLMTHALVEVYDERRSHLDAYAIAESFVPKLLNERRWIPELEADALLLQRVFLAEKWLVARLHYGHVDPREAGVGNIVNCGAAMYVAPVGLANAGDPAGAYAEAIDLAGAHQSSYGREAAGVFAAAVAAAMLPDATARSAVEAALALAKDGTRTAIEAVVDAADGLTDWQQAIPVLRAAVEPYDSVGPHYRDQSLDARRPSRTKSIEELPVALGFVLVTEGDVRQAVLGGTNYGRDADSIASMAGAVTGALGGLAGVPADWAAKIAEASRTDLEQPGRVMASVARDLHAADERQRQARSAAMAALTS, from the coding sequence ATGCGACTCGAGGACAAATCGGTAGGTGCCCTCGTCGGCTCCGCGGTCGGTGACGCGATCGGTGGTGCCGTCGAGGGCTGGACGCCCGAGCAGATCCGCGAACGCCACGGCGGCTGGGTGACCGGCATCGTCGGGCCCTGGTACGAAGACTGGCGCAACGCACGCCCGATCGCGCCGTACCACAAGGGCGACGGGCACATCACCGACGACACGTTGATGACGCACGCGCTGGTCGAGGTGTACGACGAACGGCGTTCGCACCTGGACGCCTACGCGATCGCCGAGTCGTTCGTACCGAAGCTGCTCAACGAGCGGAGGTGGATTCCTGAGCTGGAGGCCGATGCCTTGTTGCTCCAGCGGGTTTTCCTCGCGGAGAAGTGGCTGGTGGCGCGGTTGCACTACGGTCACGTCGATCCGCGCGAGGCCGGGGTCGGCAACATCGTGAACTGCGGTGCCGCGATGTACGTCGCACCGGTGGGCCTGGCCAACGCGGGCGATCCCGCGGGGGCGTACGCCGAGGCGATCGACCTCGCGGGTGCGCACCAGTCGAGCTATGGGCGGGAGGCCGCCGGGGTGTTCGCGGCGGCGGTCGCGGCGGCGATGCTGCCGGACGCGACGGCCCGTTCCGCGGTCGAGGCCGCACTGGCCCTCGCGAAGGACGGCACGCGTACAGCCATCGAGGCGGTAGTTGACGCGGCAGATGGTTTGACGGATTGGCAGCAGGCGATCCCGGTTTTGCGGGCCGCAGTGGAGCCGTACGACTCGGTCGGACCGCATTACCGCGACCAGTCGCTCGACGCGCGCAGGCCCAGCCGGACGAAGTCGATCGAAGAACTTCCGGTCGCTCTGGGCTTTGTGCTGGTCACAGAGGGCGATGTCCGTCAAGCTGTTCTGGGTGGGACCAATTACGGTCGGGACGCGGATTCGATCGCCAGCATGGCGGGCGCGGTGACCGGGGCGCTCGGCGGTCTGGCGGGTGTGCCCGCGGACTGGGCCGCCAAGATCGCCGAGGCGAGCCGTACCGACCTGGAACAGCCCGGCCGGGTGATGGCCTCCGTCGCGCGCGATTTGCACGCGGCGGACGAGCGGCAGCGGCAGGCCCGTTCGGCAGCGATGGCGGCGCTGACGTCATGA
- a CDS encoding ADP-ribosylglycohydrolase family protein yields MRLTWVQPEDLLPHQLVQSRSEGVEVDDVAARWVAAGGSVEAPVSGASAEPADDGLRALALELLDELDVRTPTPAEFVVPAEVLLPGAIKSDRVVQAWAGRAAGCLLGKPVEKIPREGIREILASSGQWPLRRYITAKGVPEEVQARWPWNRRSRPTSLRENINGMPEDDDLNFAILALGMVERFGAELTTEAVAQTWLDNLPAGRVFTAERVAYRNLLAGVEPSRAALVRNPFREWIGAQIRTDVYGWVNPGDLSAAARLAVADARLSHTGAGVEGAVWVAAMSAAALVLDDAESVIDASLSVLPADGAIATAVRFGASLADQELDKALDELHASYGGLHWVHSVNNTALTAYALTAAKGDFGTGIGIAVMGGWDTDSAGATVGAVLGALYGVPDEWAGLLRNRIATSLPGPELLRIDDLARRTVEVASR; encoded by the coding sequence ATGAGATTGACCTGGGTCCAGCCGGAGGACCTTCTACCGCATCAACTGGTCCAGTCGCGGTCCGAAGGCGTTGAGGTGGACGACGTGGCTGCCCGCTGGGTGGCGGCCGGTGGTTCCGTCGAAGCGCCGGTGTCGGGCGCGTCCGCGGAGCCCGCTGATGACGGATTGCGCGCGCTTGCGTTGGAACTGCTCGATGAGCTCGATGTACGCACGCCCACGCCGGCGGAGTTCGTCGTACCGGCTGAGGTCTTGTTGCCTGGGGCAATTAAGAGTGACCGGGTGGTGCAGGCGTGGGCTGGTCGGGCCGCGGGGTGTTTGCTCGGCAAGCCGGTGGAGAAGATCCCGCGGGAGGGGATCCGGGAGATCCTGGCGAGTTCGGGGCAGTGGCCGCTTAGGCGGTACATCACGGCCAAGGGGGTGCCGGAGGAGGTGCAGGCGCGCTGGCCATGGAATCGGCGCAGCCGGCCGACCAGCCTGCGCGAGAACATCAACGGCATGCCCGAGGACGACGATCTCAACTTCGCGATCCTCGCGCTGGGGATGGTCGAGCGGTTCGGAGCTGAGTTGACCACCGAGGCGGTCGCGCAAACCTGGCTCGACAATCTGCCGGCCGGGCGGGTCTTCACCGCCGAGCGGGTGGCGTATCGCAACTTGCTCGCGGGCGTCGAGCCGAGCCGGGCGGCCCTCGTGCGGAATCCGTTCCGGGAGTGGATCGGCGCGCAGATCCGGACGGACGTTTATGGCTGGGTGAACCCGGGTGATCTCAGCGCGGCGGCTCGGCTGGCCGTCGCGGATGCCCGGTTGAGCCACACCGGCGCGGGGGTCGAGGGAGCGGTGTGGGTGGCCGCGATGTCGGCCGCGGCGCTGGTGCTGGACGACGCCGAGTCGGTGATCGACGCGAGCCTGTCGGTGCTGCCCGCCGACGGCGCGATCGCTACCGCCGTCCGCTTCGGTGCGAGCCTGGCGGACCAGGAGTTGGACAAGGCGCTGGACGAGTTGCATGCGTCATACGGGGGTTTGCACTGGGTTCATTCGGTGAACAACACTGCTTTGACGGCATATGCGCTGACCGCGGCCAAGGGGGACTTCGGCACCGGTATCGGCATCGCCGTGATGGGGGGCTGGGATACGGACTCCGCCGGTGCGACGGTGGGGGCTGTCCTCGGTGCCCTGTACGGCGTACCGGATGAGTGGGCGGGCCTGTTGCGGAACCGGATCGCGACGAGCCTCCCCGGTCCGGAGCTGTTGCGGATCGACGACCTGGCACGGCGGACAGTGGAGGTGGCAAGCCGGTGA
- a CDS encoding ribokinase, whose amino-acid sequence MTSAGTGLNGGGVVVVGSANVDLVLPVERIPKPGETVLATGLSRGPGGKGANQAVAAARAGASTAFVVSLGDDEPGAMLRAVLSDASVDLSLASTTTTPTGTAIITVDADGENAITVAPSANAELVLTDESRAAIRSAAVVLAQLEIPFDTVLAAARESRYFVLNAAPAAELDDELLAEVDLLVVNQIEAFTVAGTGTDAGEVLLKRVPAVVITLGAGGALVLTRDGEPLRVHGLQVEVVDTTAAGDTFCGVLAATLATGSDLPEAVRRATVAASLSVQTAGAIPSVPTADDIATRYAEVYP is encoded by the coding sequence GTGACTTCGGCGGGTACGGGGCTGAACGGTGGCGGGGTGGTGGTGGTCGGCAGCGCGAACGTCGACCTGGTGCTACCGGTCGAGCGGATTCCGAAGCCGGGGGAGACGGTGCTGGCGACCGGGCTCAGCCGCGGGCCGGGTGGCAAGGGCGCGAACCAGGCCGTCGCGGCGGCGCGCGCTGGTGCTTCGACGGCCTTCGTCGTCTCCCTTGGGGATGACGAGCCGGGCGCGATGCTGAGAGCAGTGCTCTCGGATGCGAGCGTTGATCTCTCTTTGGCCTCCACGACCACCACACCGACCGGTACGGCGATCATCACGGTGGACGCCGACGGCGAGAACGCGATCACCGTCGCACCCTCCGCGAACGCCGAGCTGGTCCTCACCGACGAGTCGCGGGCCGCGATCCGATCGGCCGCGGTGGTGCTCGCCCAACTCGAGATCCCGTTCGACACCGTGCTGGCGGCCGCTCGCGAGAGCCGCTACTTCGTGCTCAACGCCGCGCCCGCCGCCGAGCTGGACGACGAGCTGCTCGCCGAGGTCGACCTGCTCGTGGTGAACCAGATCGAGGCTTTTACGGTCGCCGGCACAGGGACCGACGCCGGCGAAGTGCTGCTCAAGCGGGTCCCAGCCGTCGTCATCACGCTCGGCGCGGGAGGTGCGCTCGTACTCACCCGTGACGGTGAGCCGTTGAGGGTGCACGGTTTGCAGGTTGAGGTCGTTGACACGACAGCTGCCGGCGACACGTTCTGCGGCGTGCTGGCGGCGACGCTCGCGACAGGCTCCGACTTGCCCGAGGCGGTTCGCCGGGCGACAGTGGCTGCCTCCCTCAGTGTCCAGACGGCCGGTGCGATTCCGTCCGTGCCGACGGCCGACGACATCGCCACACGTTATGCCGAGGTGTACCCGTGA
- a CDS encoding SUMF1/EgtB/PvdO family nonheme iron enzyme, translating into MTPFDPLVPRPIDQPTTVDLSADADLSRLDEGKILAAPDDPADWARWRARLLAWRNDAQVRTAYDGSHYDVPGREWTQTCYCVGLVWLWDNLLYDAKTGRFTPERLIERGIEDFGGYDAIVLWHAYPVIGIDDRNQFDFYRDVPGLDALVATLHKLGVKVFLDYNPWDVGTRRAARPDADEFAALLGDLGADGVFLDTLKEGSPTFTRALEKENPAVVFEGESRLPLTRIGDHALSWAQWFADSRAPGVLRAHVFERRHMLHHTRRWNRDHSDELQSAWVNGCGILVWESVFSAWVGWNARDRSTLRRMTAAQRAFSPVLIGGEWTPLTPEVTDAARAHGVFASRFELADVTFWTLINRSDDDFDGLALCSEDMVGDWYDVTEGVPLTADSDGVRVLVPGRGVTGIVRVGATAGGSCRATARRLGSLPRAHINDATFPAAPAIRRPVPVVTGEVELGDLIVIPAQELTLPVRFRRRETGLYGEAPYVEEWKPLPPRLHDVVTIERQVSLRPVSVATSEVTNGQFAEFVAEANYQPLIAHRFLAHWQGGSPVPGSEDEPVTYVDLADARAYAAWRGGRLPTEDEWQVAAADSTFGRGKPLVWNLTESEHDDGRSRFVILKGGSDYVAEGSDWYADGGPQDPEVSFKLVLTGAGLDRSERIGFRCAVDAA; encoded by the coding sequence GTGACCCCGTTCGATCCACTCGTACCCCGACCTATCGACCAGCCCACCACCGTCGACCTGAGCGCCGACGCCGATCTCTCCCGGCTCGACGAAGGCAAGATCCTGGCCGCGCCGGACGACCCGGCCGACTGGGCCCGCTGGCGGGCACGGCTGCTTGCCTGGCGCAACGACGCCCAGGTCCGCACGGCGTACGACGGCAGCCACTACGACGTACCCGGCCGTGAGTGGACACAGACCTGCTACTGCGTCGGCCTGGTCTGGCTGTGGGACAACCTGCTGTACGACGCGAAAACTGGTCGTTTCACTCCGGAGCGGCTGATCGAGCGCGGTATCGAGGACTTCGGCGGGTACGACGCGATCGTCCTCTGGCACGCGTATCCCGTGATCGGGATCGACGACCGCAACCAGTTCGACTTCTACCGCGATGTGCCCGGGCTCGACGCACTGGTCGCCACGTTGCACAAGCTCGGCGTGAAGGTCTTCCTCGACTACAACCCGTGGGACGTCGGCACCCGGCGAGCCGCCCGGCCCGACGCGGACGAGTTCGCCGCGCTGCTCGGAGATCTCGGCGCGGACGGCGTCTTCCTGGACACGCTGAAGGAGGGCTCGCCGACGTTCACCCGGGCGTTGGAGAAGGAGAACCCGGCCGTCGTCTTCGAAGGCGAGTCACGGTTGCCGTTGACCAGGATCGGCGATCACGCGTTGTCCTGGGCGCAGTGGTTCGCGGATTCGCGAGCGCCCGGTGTGCTGCGCGCGCACGTCTTCGAGCGCCGGCACATGCTGCACCACACCCGCCGCTGGAATCGCGATCACAGTGACGAGTTGCAGTCCGCCTGGGTGAACGGGTGCGGGATTCTCGTCTGGGAGTCCGTCTTCTCCGCGTGGGTCGGGTGGAACGCCCGCGACCGCTCGACCCTGCGCCGGATGACCGCCGCGCAGCGCGCCTTCTCGCCCGTGCTGATCGGTGGCGAGTGGACCCCGCTCACGCCCGAGGTGACCGACGCAGCCCGCGCGCATGGCGTCTTCGCCTCGCGGTTCGAGCTCGCCGACGTGACGTTCTGGACGTTGATCAACCGCAGCGACGACGATTTCGACGGCCTGGCCTTGTGCTCGGAGGACATGGTCGGCGACTGGTACGACGTGACCGAGGGCGTGCCGTTGACGGCCGACTCCGACGGCGTGCGCGTGCTGGTGCCCGGCCGGGGTGTGACCGGCATCGTCCGCGTCGGCGCGACCGCTGGTGGTTCCTGCCGCGCGACCGCACGCCGCCTGGGGTCGTTGCCTCGGGCCCACATCAATGACGCCACCTTCCCGGCAGCGCCAGCAATCAGGCGGCCGGTCCCAGTGGTTACGGGCGAGGTCGAGCTCGGTGATTTGATCGTCATACCCGCGCAGGAGTTGACGTTGCCGGTGCGCTTCCGCCGTCGCGAGACGGGCCTGTACGGCGAGGCGCCGTACGTCGAGGAGTGGAAGCCGTTGCCACCAAGGCTGCACGACGTTGTTACGATCGAGCGACAGGTCTCGTTGCGCCCGGTGTCGGTGGCGACGTCGGAGGTGACGAACGGGCAGTTCGCCGAATTCGTTGCCGAGGCCAACTACCAGCCCCTGATCGCTCATCGCTTCCTCGCGCACTGGCAGGGTGGATCGCCCGTGCCCGGCAGCGAGGATGAGCCCGTCACGTACGTCGACCTCGCCGACGCGCGGGCCTACGCGGCCTGGCGGGGCGGGCGTCTCCCGACCGAGGACGAGTGGCAGGTCGCGGCCGCCGACTCGACCTTCGGACGCGGTAAGCCGCTGGTGTGGAACCTGACCGAGAGCGAACACGATGACGGCCGGAGCCGGTTCGTCATTCTCAAGGGTGGTTCCGATTATGTTGCCGAGGGCTCCGATTGGTACGCCGACGGCGGGCCGCAGGACCCGGAGGTGAGCTTCAAGTTGGTGCTCACCGGCGCCGGGCTGGACCGGTCCGAGCGGATCGGCTTCCGCTGTGCGGTGGACGCGGCATGA